The following is a genomic window from Rhinoraja longicauda isolate Sanriku21f chromosome 26, sRhiLon1.1, whole genome shotgun sequence.
CACGAACGGTATCCCTCGGGGAAGGAGTAGATTGTGTGTGTTCTGTGGGGGAGGTTTCCCAAGGGCGCCCCATGATGCGAAATGCTCTTAATTTGGACCCAACAACTGGACGGACTATGTGAATCATGGTTGCGAACAGCTCCGTTCAGCGTCAGTGTTCGTGTGCTAAGAAGATTCAAAGGACACTGCTGAGGAAAAAGGTCGTTAACAAATAATAAAACAGTCCCTGCTTGAAGCCTCTCTGTTAATTGCATGGCTGGTCCTCTTTGTATGCGAGGCGTGTTTGATTCCCCCCCTTCAATTGTAATTTGTCGCTGTCCACGAGTCTTTAAACTTGATGGCAAATCTCCAGACTCCTTACCCAAGGTGTTTCTTTCCAAGTTCAGAAACGGGTGCTGGGGCGAATGCGGTGTGTTTAGACAGTTTTCACAGTTCGCACGTGGATTATTTTTCTGAGATGACATTTTAATGAGCCGACAGTCTTTCCCAAAGCCTTCAGCCTGTGACAATAGACCATGGGATTAACTAAAGAGTTCAGCGTTATCATTGTGCCGGTGACATTTCTAAGGATAAACACGTGTATCTGAAGGTCCCGGAGGTGCGAGTGGTCCATCGCGTCCCAGAGAACTCCCGAAAAAAACGGGGCATAAGAGACGACAGACATGACCCAAATGATCACACTTGTTCTAGTTACCTGGGTCTCGGCCGCCCTATACCTGTTGCTAACGTGACCATGGGCTGCAATGATACACTTCTGCCTCTTTAAAATAACAATGATGGAGACGTAGGTGAAGAATAGAGAGACGAAGGTCACCACGCAGTTGGGGATTGTAATGAAGACCAGGTAGTCGATGCACAGGGGCCGGTAAAGAGCAGAAGATGTCGCCTCTTCGTCCAAACAGTTCCAACCCATCAGAGGTAGTCCTCCGAAAAGTGCTGCCAGTAGCCAGCCGGCGATGGCCATCGCCCAGGTCTGGCAGCGGGATATCCTGCACCTTGGTCGCATGGCCAGATACCGCTCCACGCCAATGCCGACCAGGTTGTAGGCGGTTGACAGGATAGAGATGGCAAATGTGGCATAAGGGTAGAGCAACTCTCTCGAGCCGTACACACTGTTCTCCGGCTCAGAGATAAACAGCGAGACGATCCAAAAGGAAGATACGCTTGAGAGGAGGTCAGACAGAGCCAAGCTCCCGAAGAGAATGAAGATGGGCTTGTGAAGACGCCTTGGAGAGACGGTACTGAAGATCACTAGGCAGTTGCAAACGATGGAGATTACATTGATGCCCATTTGCGGGATTGCCAGCGACAACACCAGCCAGGAGCTCCATTTCACGGTGTTATTGTCGCCTCGTCCCACCGACCCATTTGCCACACGGTTCATTTCGTTGAGGGTGACTGGCCCGCAGAATGGTTCAAATCTGAAGACCACGCTGGGTACAATGGACGAGATACATAGttgacactgaagacagacataaaacgctggggtaactcagcgggacaggcagcatctctggggaagaggGATGGGTGATTCCAGCCGAGCTAATGGATCGGTCCGGGGGATAAAACTGCGTTACCAGGTTACCATCAGAATGGTGCAGATTTAATACTCGGCATCATTTGGCTTATCTTTGTACAGACATCAATGTgacatctgtttttttttttatcatcgatgtacactttttaaatatttattctgtTACGCATAAATGAGTTTTCAATTAATCCGATTTTCACCTGGGAAACTTTTATATTCGCAGCTGGAAatgtatcatttaaaaaatatatatatattggtcaATGGTTTTATTTTCACCTCCTCACTGCTATGAATATAACTTCACTCTGACTTGCAACATCAGAAATCTCGGCAATGTGAACATTACAAAGTATTGTCTCACCTATCTGTCAGAAAAgaagtttataagttcataagtcatagcagcagaatcaggctattgggcccatcgtctactccgccattcaatcgtggctggtctacctttccctctcaactccattctccggcCTCCTCCCCATAAGccgtgacacccttactaatcgagcacctgtccatttccaccttaaaaatatccat
Proteins encoded in this region:
- the LOC144606560 gene encoding lysophosphatidic acid receptor 1-A-like, with the protein product MNRVANGSVGRGDNNTVKWSSWLVLSLAIPQMGINVISIVCNCLVIFSTVSPRRLHKPIFILFGSLALSDLLSSVSSFWIVSLFISEPENSVYGSRELLYPYATFAISILSTAYNLVGIGVERYLAMRPRCRISRCQTWAMAIAGWLLAALFGGLPLMGWNCLDEEATSSALYRPLCIDYLVFITIPNCVVTFVSLFFTYVSIIVILKRQKCIIAAHGHVSNRYRAAETQVTRTSVIIWVMSVVSYAPFFSGVLWDAMDHSHLRDLQIHVFILRNVTGTMITLNSLVNPMVYCHRLKALGKTVGSLKCHLRKIIHVRTVKTV